From Medicago truncatula cultivar Jemalong A17 chromosome 7, MtrunA17r5.0-ANR, whole genome shotgun sequence, a single genomic window includes:
- the LOC120576991 gene encoding secreted RxLR effector protein 161-like: protein MRDIPYASAIGSIMYAMICTRPDVSYALSATSRYQSNPGNDHWIAVKNILKYLRRTKDTFLIYGGQEELSVIGYTNASFQTDHDDFRSQSGYVFCLNGGAVSWKSSKQETVADSTTEAEYIAASNAAKEAVWIKKFISDLGIVPSIVDPIALLCDNNGAIAQAKEPRSHQKSKHIQRRYHLIREIIERGDVKICKVPTFDNVADPLTKALAQQKHDGQTRSMGIRFMPNWL from the coding sequence ATGCGTGATATTCCATATGCTTCGGCAATTGGTTCTATCATGTATGCTATGATATGTACTCGACCAGATGTCTCGTATGCTTTAAGTGCTACGAGCAGATACCAGTCTAATCCTGGCAACGATCATTGGATTGCTGTCAAGAATATCCTTAAGTACTTGAGAAGAACTAAGGATACCTTCTTGATCTATGGAGGTCAAGAAGAGCTCTCTGTAATTGGTTACACTAATGCTAGTTTTCAGACCGATCATGATGACTTTAGATCGCAATCTGGATATGTGTTTTGCTTAAATGGCGGTGCTGTGAGCTGGAAAAGTTCAAAGCAAGAAACAGTCGCTGATTCTACAACTGAAGCCGAGTATATTGCTGCATCCAATGCCGCAAAAGAAGCTGTTTGGATTAAGAAATTCATTTCTGATCTTGGAATAGTTCCAAGTATTGTGGATCCCATTGCATTACTATGTGATAACAATGGTGCAATCGCACAAGCCAAAGAACCTAGATCTCACCAGAAATCCAAACACATACAAAGGCGTTATCATCTTATTCGAGAGATTATCGAAAGAGGAGATGTTAAAATATGCAAAGTACCAACATTTGACAATGTCGCTGATCCACTTACTAAAGCTCTTGCCCAGCAGAAGCATGATGGTCAAACTAGATCTATGGGTATTAGGTTTATGCCTAATTGGCTCTAG